AATCCACAAAACCGGAGACTTCCTCGTCGCTCGTGCAGAAAACCACGATGTCCGCGTTCGTTTCTTTTACGCCTTGCAGAGCTTCTTCCGGTGTCGCATAACTTCCCGGGTCCACGACCTTATATCCGGCGCAGGCCAGGAAGTTTTGAGAAAAGATGGCTCTCGCTTTTTTCATTTTGAGATCGCCCATCGGTAAAAGAAGAACGGTCGGAGTTTTACCGGACTTTTTCGCGGAGGCTTCCGTTTTCAAACGAATCTCTTCGATCGCGGCTCCTGCTCGAAAATCCGTGATCTTTTCGCAGATAATTTCTCCGGAAACGCTTTCGATATCGCCTAACGTTTGATTTTGATTGAGTTCGGGAACCCGATCTTCTCCGTTCGGATATTGATTGGTTCCGAGAAGAATCTCCTTGCGGTTCGCGAGGTTTTCTTCCTTTTTCTTTCTGGAATCGGAAATCTTTTTTTGGATGATTCCTTTTTTGACCGCTTCTAAAAAACCGCCCGCGGATTCGATCTCGCAGAAAATTTCCCAAGCCTTTTGAGCGATCGAATCGGTGAGAGATTCGAGATAATAAGAACCTGCGGAAGGATCCACGACCTTGTCGATGTAAGATTCGTGTTTCATCAGAAGTTGAATGTTACGCGCGATTCTCAACGAGAAAGAATCCCCCGTTTTCAAAATGCTGTCGTATGGAGAAATGCTGATGACCTCACAACCACCGATCGCCGCGGACATCGCTTCGGTAGTCGCACGAAGCATGTTCACGTTTGGATCGTAAGCACTGTAATTGTATCTACAAGTTTGAGCGCTTAAGAACGCGTGCGATGAAGATTCTTCCTTGGGTCCGAATTCTTTTAAAATTTCAGCCCAAAGAATTCTCGCGGCGCGAAACTTTGCGATTTCCAAAAAGTAATCCGGTCCGACGGAGAATTCAAACATCAACTGAGACGCAATCGTGTCCACGGACATTCCGGCTTCTTTCAGTTGTTGCACATACTCCGCCGCTGCGGCCAACGTAAACGCGAGTTCTTCGGAAATCGTAGAACCTGCGTCTCGGAACGTGGAAGAGGCTACCGACAAACCTCTGTAATGCGGCCAAGAGGACGCGAAGGTTTCTAAAATTTCCTTAAGACCGGCGATCGAATGT
The Leptospira barantonii genome window above contains:
- a CDS encoding methylmalonyl-CoA mutase family protein — protein: MADQKLFTDFPPVNREAWIALIQKDLKGADFEKKLVWETGEGFKIQPVYTKDDIGDKEWLTSNLPGTFPFARSTRKLVQDWSVRQDFDSSSVAEANRLAKEAANNGVTAIGFIIENKTSPQRGIPVKSAKDLEALIDGLPFDQVTLHFIAEERSPEIFSWLPKGKVLVGGLGYDPFRILLKHGKSGKHSIAGLKEILETFASSWPHYRGLSVASSTFRDAGSTISEELAFTLAAAAEYVQQLKEAGMSVDTIASQLMFEFSVGPDYFLEIAKFRAARILWAEILKEFGPKEESSSHAFLSAQTCRYNYSAYDPNVNMLRATTEAMSAAIGGCEVISISPYDSILKTGDSFSLRIARNIQLLMKHESYIDKVVDPSAGSYYLESLTDSIAQKAWEIFCEIESAGGFLEAVKKGIIQKKISDSRKKKEENLANRKEILLGTNQYPNGEDRVPELNQNQTLGDIESVSGEIICEKITDFRAGAAIEEIRLKTEASAKKSGKTPTVLLLPMGDLKMKKARAIFSQNFLACAGYKVVDPGSYATPEEALQGVKETNADIVVFCTSDEEVSGFVDSSLALLKKQNPNILGIVAGNPTEQIDSLKSKGIEFFIHVKSQHLETLKLIQKRLGIQ